The Skermanella rosea sequence CGCGCTGGTACAGGTGCGGATTCTGTTCGGACAGACGAAGAATCAGTTCAGACTTTGTCATTGGTCCCGACTCTCCCTGGTTGCGCGGGCGTTCCCTTGAGCTGGGGATCTCTCTCCGCACGCAGCCCCAACGGTGCCATGCCGGGACCGGCACCGTCAAGGTAAGTTCTTATGATACAACAGTTTAGCCCGATACGTTTTTGCCTGCGCGCTCGTCGAACCGCGCGACCGCCCTGCCATGGGCCAGCCCGATCAGCGGCCGGCACTCCTCCTGGAAAGTCTTTGCGGAGGGAATGATGACGCTCACCCAGCCGTCCCAGCCATAGCTCGGATGAGGCATCAGCGTGTCTATCATCGTGAAGTCCCACGGTCCCGCGATCACGCCGCCCTTGGAGGGGATCTTCCGCAGCCGGCCGAACAGCTCCACATAGGTTTCCCTCGGCACCCCCAGGTCCAGGCGGAACAGCCCCTTGCGGTCGAGCCGGCTGCCCTTGTCGCTCTTCCCATCCTTCCGCTTCAGGGTCGCCATGTGCGTCCCCTGTTCCAAGCAGTCTTCCGGATTGTAGAAATACTCGTCCTGCCCCGGCCTGGGGATCACCCGCACCTCCGCGCACGTGTCCATGATGTACTGATGAATCTCTTCCGGCGTCGCGGCACATCCTCTCCGGCTTTCGGACGGCCGTGAATACCACTTTCGCGAAAGAAACACCCTGCGACACGTCAACCCGCCGCCGCGGCGGGCCGAACATCCCCTGAATTCAGCGTGAATTCTTTCTACTGGAAGATCCTTGCGGGCGATGCGGCCGCTCCCTGCGGATATTGCGAACGGCATCCTGTGGGTCCGAGCTTTCGACGAGGCGCGCCGCCGCTTCCGCCAGGCCCTCGGCCGCGCCCTGCTGGATCGCGGCCTCATGATCATCACGCCGGACCTCCGCGCCGTCTTCGCCCTGCGGGCGCTGGGACACTACCGGGAATTCGGTGGCAAGCCGCTGCGCATGCCGGCGCGCCGGCGGGATTGGCCGCAGCCATGACGGCCTCCGACGTAGGTCCGCCTTCGCCCATAGGGCGAACGCCGACGCCCCGCATCACCTCCGCTTCGCGTCAACCCGGTCGGAAACCACCTTAGACGAAGACCATGCCGCCATCCACCAGCAGCGACTGCCCCGTCATGAAGTCGCTGTCGGATGACGCCAAGAAGCGGGCGACGCCGACCAGATCCTGGGGCGCCGAGGGCCGGCCGAGCACCGCGATGCCGGCGAAGGTCTCGAACGCCTCGTTGTCGCGGCTGGTCAGCCCGTGCTCGCGGAAGCCGCCGTCGATCACCTTCCACATGTCGGTCGCCACCACGCCGGGGCAGATCGCGTTGGCGGTGATGCCCTCCTTGCCGAACGCCCGCGCGGCGGCCTGGGTCAGCGCCACCACGGCGAACTTGCTGGCGGAGTAGTGGGCCAGCGGCTCGTAGCCCTGCTTGCCCGCGATCGACGCGGTATTGACGATCTTGCCGCCGGCCTTGCCGGTCCCGGTACCGTCCCGGGCCTGGGCCTGCATCTGGCGGATCGCCTCCTGCATGCCGATCAGCACGCCCAGCGCGTTGACGTCGTTGACGAAGCGCCAGTCCTCCTCGGTGATGTCCAGGAACGGCTTGGTCTGGGCGACGCCGGCATTGTTGAAGATCACGTCGAGCCGGCCATGGGCGCGCACCGTCTCCCCGATCATGGCGCGCACGCTGCCCCGGTCCCGCACGTCCACGGCGACAGCGACGGCCGTGCCGCCGGCCTCCCGGATCGCTCCGGCCACCGCGTGGGCGTTCTCCTCCGACAGGTCGGCGACTGTGAGCCGGGCGCCGTCGGCGGCGAGACCCCGCGCGATCTCCGCGCCGATCCCGCGGCCGGCGCCGGTGACGATGATGCTCTTGTCTTGGATGTTCGTTGGCATGGCGTTCCTCCTTTGCCCGGACCATACAAGCAAACCCCGCACCAGATCCCGGCTTCCGGAAAAGCCCTGTCCCGGCAGCGACTTGCCCCGGAGCCCCCGCGCAGCCGCCGTCCCCTTCCGCGACAGTCCCCGCGACACTGTGCGACGGCTGTAGCGGCCGGCGGCGTGCTACCGTTTCCGCCGCCGTCTTCCCTTCTTCCGCGGGAGTGTCCGATGAGGCTCTACATGACGCCGGGTTCGTGCTCGACCGGCATCCACATCCTGCTGGAGGAAATCGACAACCCGTTCGAGGCGGCGATC is a genomic window containing:
- a CDS encoding DUF6194 family protein — translated: MDTCAEVRVIPRPGQDEYFYNPEDCLEQGTHMATLKRKDGKSDKGSRLDRKGLFRLDLGVPRETYVELFGRLRKIPSKGGVIAGPWDFTMIDTLMPHPSYGWDGWVSVIIPSAKTFQEECRPLIGLAHGRAVARFDERAGKNVSG
- a CDS encoding SDR family NAD(P)-dependent oxidoreductase is translated as MPTNIQDKSIIVTGAGRGIGAEIARGLAADGARLTVADLSEENAHAVAGAIREAGGTAVAVAVDVRDRGSVRAMIGETVRAHGRLDVIFNNAGVAQTKPFLDITEEDWRFVNDVNALGVLIGMQEAIRQMQAQARDGTGTGKAGGKIVNTASIAGKQGYEPLAHYSASKFAVVALTQAAARAFGKEGITANAICPGVVATDMWKVIDGGFREHGLTSRDNEAFETFAGIAVLGRPSAPQDLVGVARFLASSDSDFMTGQSLLVDGGMVFV